The proteins below come from a single Rhodothermales bacterium genomic window:
- a CDS encoding tyrosine-type recombinase/integrase gives MGSKSTKVGSGSTTRRRKSLSLSSGELRRRIDDFLREYLTEKSPATVGTYRRALNEFERWFVRIKGKFGFSVEDVTDYKTYLMEDRELHQVSVSTYLTALRRFCQYLVDIGLLEENPARQVKGNRRPTSHSREVLTLSEIKSLQKELTVNSMIGVRDRAIVSLMLYGGMSEIEIVRADVRDIEQTLMGWYLRVQGKGRTVKDQSIPLDGRVLSDLQEYLERRGRVRPEDALFASHGHRSEGERLNTRSVRSRINGYLKSAGLKRPGITPHSLTHTAALIWLNEGVDVEEVKRRMRHGTLETTMIYFKQQGLLKGKRSPG, from the coding sequence ATGGGCAGCAAGTCTACCAAAGTCGGCTCCGGGTCGACTACGCGACGCCGAAAGTCGCTAAGCCTCTCGTCCGGCGAACTTCGTCGGCGCATCGACGATTTTCTCCGTGAGTATCTGACGGAGAAGAGCCCGGCCACGGTGGGCACCTATCGGCGTGCGCTGAACGAGTTTGAACGCTGGTTTGTCCGGATCAAGGGCAAGTTCGGGTTCAGCGTCGAGGACGTGACCGACTACAAGACGTACCTGATGGAGGATCGCGAATTGCATCAGGTTTCGGTTTCGACCTACCTGACGGCCCTAAGGCGGTTCTGTCAGTATCTGGTAGATATCGGACTGCTGGAAGAGAATCCGGCCCGGCAGGTCAAGGGGAACCGGCGACCCACAAGTCACTCCAGAGAAGTCCTTACGCTATCCGAGATCAAGTCACTTCAGAAGGAACTGACGGTGAACTCGATGATCGGCGTTCGTGACAGGGCCATCGTCTCTCTGATGCTGTATGGCGGGATGAGCGAGATCGAGATCGTGCGTGCGGACGTGCGTGATATCGAGCAGACGCTCATGGGATGGTACCTCCGGGTGCAGGGCAAGGGCAGAACCGTGAAGGACCAATCGATCCCGCTGGACGGCCGGGTACTCAGCGATTTACAGGAGTACCTGGAGCGTCGCGGACGTGTCCGGCCGGAAGACGCACTGTTTGCTTCGCATGGGCACCGCTCCGAGGGTGAAAGACTCAATACACGGTCGGTACGAAGCCGTATCAACGGATATCTGAAATCGGCCGGCCTCAAACGGCCCGGCATCACACCCCATAGCCTGACTCACACTGCCGCATTGATCTGGCTCAATGAAGGGGTGGACGTTGAGGAGGTGAAGCGGCGCATGCGCCACGGCACGCTTGAGACGACGATGATCTACTTCAAGCAGCAGGGGCTTCTAAAGGGAAAGCGATCACCCGGCTAG
- the porQ gene encoding type IX secretion system protein PorQ, with amino-acid sequence MRLTTAVLAILTFAMSSVALGQADRVTGFSFLRMDPSARSAALAGSFMAIFDGDVNALYYNPALLSEETSGSISFSYLNHLSDINAAFLTYSRHVDGVASFGAGLRFLSWGSFDRANEFGERDGTFSAGDIALTVGAAREYNSRIRYGANLHVVYSSIDTYHASALAADFGATYVLAESNFAASVSLNNVGVTVSSFGETRDELPFDLRIGIAKKLEHLPILLTATAFDLHNIGNAPEGASGIGSVFQYLAFGGEVRFSPAFHVRLGYNHRKHESLKQKSRLDFAGVGIGAGIVVRRIKFDYAYSSWSSLGGLNQLTIGTTL; translated from the coding sequence ATGAGATTGACGACGGCCGTACTGGCAATCCTGACCTTCGCAATGTCGTCCGTCGCTCTCGGGCAGGCTGATCGCGTCACCGGATTCTCGTTCCTTCGAATGGATCCCTCCGCACGGTCTGCCGCGTTGGCAGGATCTTTCATGGCGATCTTTGACGGCGACGTGAACGCCCTGTACTACAATCCGGCACTGCTGAGTGAAGAGACGTCGGGGTCGATTTCATTTTCTTACCTGAATCATCTCTCCGACATCAACGCCGCCTTTCTCACCTACTCCAGGCACGTTGATGGCGTGGCTTCGTTCGGAGCGGGACTGCGATTCCTGAGCTGGGGGTCCTTCGACCGCGCAAATGAATTCGGAGAAAGAGACGGCACGTTTTCTGCCGGCGATATCGCACTGACCGTTGGCGCTGCCCGAGAATACAACAGTCGAATACGATACGGTGCCAATCTGCATGTTGTCTACTCGTCGATCGATACGTATCACGCCTCCGCTTTGGCTGCCGACTTCGGCGCCACGTATGTCCTCGCCGAATCGAATTTTGCCGCGAGCGTTTCACTGAACAACGTCGGTGTGACAGTAAGTTCATTCGGCGAAACCCGCGACGAGCTGCCGTTCGACCTGCGAATCGGTATAGCCAAGAAGCTCGAGCATCTGCCGATCCTGTTGACGGCGACGGCCTTCGATCTCCACAACATCGGAAACGCCCCGGAAGGCGCGTCGGGTATCGGTTCGGTCTTCCAGTACCTCGCGTTCGGTGGAGAGGTCCGGTTCTCTCCCGCATTCCACGTGCGACTGGGATACAATCATCGGAAGCACGAGTCGCTGAAGCAGAAGAGCCGCCTGGACTTTGCAGGAGTGGGTATCGGGGCCGGGATCGTGGTCCGTCGGATCAAGTTCGACTACGCATACAGTTCATGGTCGTCGCTAGGTGGCCTGAACCAGCTCACGATCGGCACGACGCTGTAA